Proteins co-encoded in one Cytophaga hutchinsonii ATCC 33406 genomic window:
- a CDS encoding HU family DNA-binding protein — protein MNKAELIDAIAAESKLTKADSKRALDAFLNATGKALKKGESVVLIGFGSFKTATRAARNGRNPQTGKVIKIKAKKVVKFKAGAELTKKVK, from the coding sequence ATGAACAAGGCAGAATTAATCGATGCTATCGCAGCTGAATCAAAATTAACTAAAGCAGATTCTAAAAGAGCTTTAGATGCATTTCTTAACGCTACTGGTAAAGCGCTTAAAAAAGGTGAATCAGTTGTATTAATTGGTTTCGGTTCTTTTAAAACAGCTACACGTGCAGCTCGTAACGGTAGAAACCCACAAACTGGTAAAGTAATTAAAATCAAAGCTAAAAAAGTAGTTAAATTCAAAGCTGGTGCTGAACTTACTAAAAAAGTTAAGTAA
- a CDS encoding glycerophosphodiester phosphodiesterase, which produces MKQIYLLLLCGVLFACKKKESLPEVQKIGHSGMGLYGDYPINSFESLMQAFLLGADGVEIDVQMTRDGILVLLHDELLDNQTNGTGAVQERTWDEISNLAYDNIALGRYNIIRLDFLLENCGPHIDKLFYFDIKPNAYSTEHLYTLNRNLSTLITKFNLEDNSVLMYQNNAQFLHMLSLRTDLTIYSYSDFNTAKKNILQYKLNGWVASINDIDESKVAQMHEIGARVVGFSTFNKNDHLNLIHKGVDIIQTDNLKNLINLYQ; this is translated from the coding sequence ATGAAACAGATATACTTACTTCTTTTATGCGGCGTACTATTCGCCTGCAAAAAAAAAGAGTCGTTACCTGAGGTACAAAAAATCGGGCACAGCGGCATGGGCTTATACGGCGATTATCCGATCAATTCCTTTGAATCATTGATGCAGGCATTCTTGTTGGGTGCAGATGGTGTCGAAATTGATGTTCAGATGACCCGTGATGGCATATTGGTACTATTGCATGATGAACTGTTAGACAATCAAACCAATGGTACAGGTGCCGTTCAGGAACGTACCTGGGATGAGATAAGTAATCTTGCGTATGATAATATTGCACTGGGGCGGTATAATATTATCCGGCTGGATTTCCTTTTAGAAAACTGCGGACCCCATATCGATAAATTATTTTATTTCGATATCAAGCCTAATGCCTACAGCACGGAGCATTTATATACATTAAACAGAAACCTTTCAACGCTTATAACAAAATTTAATCTTGAAGATAATTCTGTGCTGATGTATCAAAACAATGCGCAATTTTTACATATGCTATCTTTACGAACCGACCTTACTATTTATTCTTATTCAGATTTTAACACAGCGAAAAAAAATATTTTACAGTATAAGCTTAACGGATGGGTAGCAAGTATAAACGATATAGACGAATCAAAAGTAGCACAGATGCACGAAATAGGTGCCCGTGTAGTTGGATTTAGTACATTTAATAAAAATGATCATCTGAATCTCATACATAAAGGTGTGGATATTATTCAAACAGATAATCTTAAAAATCTGATCAATCTGTATCAATAA
- a CDS encoding DUF4291 domain-containing protein: protein MLEKQIRAVYDQQTITVYQAYKNEIAIPAVKNQKFVAPFKIERMTWIKPSFLWMMYRSGWAAKEGQEHVLAIKLKREGFEWALANCCLSHFDSTMFSSLEAWKNKLEHTQVRLQWDPEKDIHLQNLAYRSIQIGLSGVAVEHYVNDWIVSIDDITPVCKKIHALVLDKKTEEANSLLPAENIYPVSETLKHTIGAD from the coding sequence ATGTTAGAAAAACAAATACGCGCCGTATATGATCAACAGACTATAACTGTTTATCAAGCGTATAAAAATGAAATAGCTATACCGGCTGTAAAAAATCAAAAATTCGTAGCGCCTTTTAAAATCGAACGCATGACCTGGATCAAACCATCTTTTTTATGGATGATGTATCGGTCTGGCTGGGCAGCCAAAGAAGGTCAGGAGCATGTACTGGCCATTAAACTAAAACGCGAAGGGTTTGAATGGGCGCTGGCTAATTGCTGTTTGTCGCACTTTGATAGTACAATGTTCTCTTCTTTGGAGGCATGGAAAAACAAATTAGAGCACACACAGGTACGCTTACAGTGGGATCCTGAAAAAGATATTCACTTACAAAATCTTGCTTACAGAAGCATACAAATAGGGCTTAGCGGAGTTGCTGTTGAACACTATGTAAACGATTGGATCGTGTCTATCGATGACATCACACCGGTTTGTAAAAAGATCCATGCGCTGGTGCTTGATAAAAAAACAGAGGAAGCAAACAGTTTATTACCGGCAGAAAATATCTATCCGGTTTCTGAAACATTGAAACATACTATTGGGGCAGATTAA